From the Candidatus Poribacteria bacterium genome, the window GATTGCACCGAGTAAGAGTTGCTGCTGCGGTGTGCCTTCTTCTCGGAGTTTTGTGACGCGAGGACCATCGAAGGGTTCACGCGACTTCATCCACGCGTTCTGGTAGCACATGAGGCAGACGCGTCGACATTTTGAGGAATTGTTAGCCGCGCCCCGATGCCAGGTCCATCCGTCGAACATAACGGCTTGTCCGGGGGACACGAGCACACGCTTTTCATCGGGCAATTCGACAGGTGTGGGTGGCGGACGGAAGGGTGCCCTGTGGCTGCCGGGTTGGATAACGGTAGGACCGTTTTCATCGGTGACCTCGTCGAGATAATAACCGCAGTTAATCTGCGCGGGGAGACTCCCATAAGGCGTTCCATTGGGTGCGACGGGCCAGGGACCATCGCGATGCCAATGCTGATCCGGCGTTCCGGGTTCCGTAATGCGTGCCGTTGCACTGTGGAGTTGGACACACGTCCCCAATATGGCTTCCATTCGCTTTAGGACGGGTGGATTGTCTAACAGAAACGCGAACCGATCGTCTTCCTCAAGAAGTTCACCAATGAATTGGCTCTTGTTATTGCGTTCGTAACTCTCATCGAGTGCCTCACGCAACGCTTCAATCTGTTCTGGTGTCGCGGCGTTGTCAACGACGAGATAGCCCCAGTTGAGGAAGAAGTTGACCTCTTGTTGCAGTTGGTGATCCAGTTCGACGTTGAGTGTTGGTGGCACTACGCTCGGAGTTGCCATCGGTTATGCCTCCTTAATTGCGTCACGGTCGGCGGTTGTCCACTCTTCCCAGCGTTCTTCGTCTGCACGGAGGAAGCCGGAGTTGCATCGGGGTTGGAGTTGCTCGTCCACACCGAGGAGTCGCATGTGTCGATGATTATTGGTAGCTTTTGCAGTCTCCAACAACTTTTGGGTATGCGGACCCGTGTGATGATCGGTGTGTTTCAGCCATGTTAGATTATAATAGATACTGAAGAAGTAGCGTAAGTTTCCAGAGGTATTCGGTGTCCCGGAGTGGATGAGTCCGTTATGTGTGATGACGACATCGCCGGCTTTCATGTGGACGAGTGTTTCGTCGGGATGTGGGACACTCCGTTGTGAATCTTCCATAGTAATGGGTTTTCGATGTGAACCGACAATGACACGGAGGGGTCCGTATTCATCGGTTAAATCCTGCAAATAGGATATAGCGTTGATGGCGTTCGGACGGTGATAGGCATCGGTAAAAGGAAC encodes:
- a CDS encoding phytanoyl-CoA dioxygenase family protein; the encoded protein is MATPSVVPPTLNVELDHQLQQEVNFFLNWGYLVVDNAATPEQIEALREALDESYERNNKSQFIGELLEEDDRFAFLLDNPPVLKRMEAILGTCVQLHSATARITEPGTPDQHWHRDGPWPVAPNGTPYGSLPAQINCGYYLDEVTDENGPTVIQPGSHRAPFRPPPTPVELPDEKRVLVSPGQAVMFDGWTWHRGAANNSSKCRRVCLMCYQNAWMKSREPFDGPRVTKLREEGTPQQQLLLGAIPKW
- a CDS encoding phytanoyl-CoA dioxygenase family protein, yielding MPTLDEHFEAYKTEGFTIFEKVFDEPQMQRWREKHRELSAANEGQAWFGNTLELAPELMWPAVSHPTILEFVEKVMGPFVQLDNLTLAAFASMEKEKAEGRVSGWHRDRWAHVPFTDAYHRPNAINAISYLQDLTDEYGPLRVIVGSHRKPITMEDSQRSVPHPDETLVHMKAGDVVITHNGLIHSGTPNTSGNLRYFFSIYYNLTWLKHTDHHTGPHTQKLLETAKATNNHRHMRLLGVDEQLQPRCNSGFLRADEERWEEWTTADRDAIKEA